In a genomic window of Streptomyces noursei ATCC 11455:
- a CDS encoding alpha/beta fold hydrolase, with the protein MSVPFAVPAQAQALPGYPGPRQWRQVPVTGQHYVDVGTGDPVLFLHGNPTWSYLWRSLLSTLSADFRCIAPDLPGLGLSPRPAGPQRGVGCLERQLICLDGFFHHLTGSVGLPARRWTLVVHDWGGLIGIAWAQRHPGVVARLVVLNSIAFPWPAGHRLPVHLRWIRDSASIAALAQVGNVFPRAAVRLGVVRGLGEAERMAYLLPFADRQNRRTVVEFIRSIPRGDDDPVWRLFKAPDTESQIARLPMFIGWGMRDRLFTPVVLEEWVRRFPQARVHRYRDAAHLVTEDAAGALDRHVRAFLLGA; encoded by the coding sequence ATGAGTGTGCCTTTCGCTGTCCCCGCCCAGGCCCAAGCGCTTCCCGGCTACCCCGGTCCCCGTCAGTGGCGGCAGGTCCCCGTCACGGGCCAGCACTATGTCGATGTCGGCACGGGTGACCCGGTGCTTTTCCTGCACGGCAACCCGACCTGGAGCTACCTCTGGCGGAGCCTGCTCAGCACTCTGTCAGCGGACTTCCGTTGCATCGCCCCCGACCTGCCGGGACTCGGTCTGTCCCCGCGCCCCGCCGGACCTCAACGGGGCGTCGGCTGCCTCGAGCGGCAGCTCATATGCCTGGATGGCTTCTTCCACCATCTCACCGGCAGTGTGGGGTTGCCGGCTCGCCGGTGGACCCTGGTGGTGCACGACTGGGGAGGGCTGATCGGTATCGCTTGGGCACAGCGCCATCCCGGCGTGGTGGCGCGGCTCGTCGTCCTCAACAGCATCGCCTTCCCGTGGCCTGCCGGTCACCGGCTACCGGTGCATCTGAGGTGGATCAGGGACAGCGCATCCATCGCCGCCCTCGCGCAGGTCGGCAATGTCTTTCCGCGTGCCGCCGTAAGGCTGGGAGTGGTACGGGGGCTCGGTGAGGCTGAGCGGATGGCGTACCTGCTGCCCTTCGCCGACAGGCAGAACCGCCGCACGGTCGTGGAGTTCATCCGGAGCATCCCCCGAGGTGACGACGATCCGGTGTGGCGCCTGTTCAAGGCCCCGGACACGGAGAGCCAGATAGCCCGGCTGCCGATGTTCATCGGCTGGGGGATGCGGGACCGCCTGTTCACGCCGGTGGTACTGGAGGAGTGGGTCCGTCGTTTCCCGCAGGCCCGGGTACACCGCTATCGCGACGCCGCCCACTTGGTGACGGAGGACGCGGCCGGCGCGCTCGACCGCCATGTCCGCGCATTCTTACTGGGGGCGTGA
- a CDS encoding IS5 family transposase (programmed frameshift) has translation MGRGDLSDAEWARLKLHLPRNVGRGGRWKCHRRVINGILFRLRTGIPWRDLPARFGKWQTAYDRHRRWSADGTWEKILRAVQADADAQGRIDWSMASVDSTVCRAHQHAAGARRRPPKVPGRRVRPAHHRDDEGLGRSRGGLTAKVHLVGEGGLRPLALLITPGQWGDAPQMIPVLDSVRVPRPGGGHPRTRPDHLSGDRAYSSRRNRRYLRRRQIKHTIPEPRNQQANRRRQGSAGGRPTGFDRERYARRNEVERLIGKLKINRAVAMRFDKRAYIFHGTVTIAAIRLWLRA, from the exons GTGGGGCGGGGCGATCTCAGTGACGCGGAGTGGGCCAGGCTGAAGCTGCACTTGCCGAGGAACGTGGGGCGGGGCGGGCGTTGGAAGTGTCACCGCAGAGTGATCAACGGGATTCTGTTCCGGCTACGGACCGGTATCCCGTGGCGCGATCTGCCCGCCCGGTTTGGTAAGTGGCAGACGGCATACGACCGGCATCGCCGCTGGTCGGCGGACGGCACGTGGGAGAAAATCCTGCGGGCCGTCCAGGCCGATGCCGATGCGCAGGGGCGCATCGACTGGTCGATGGCGAGTGTGGACTCGACGGTTTGCCGGGCGCACCAGCACGCTGCGGGTGCCCGCCGCCGGC CCCCGAAGGTGCCGGGCAGGCGAGTCCGGCCCGCTCACCACCGGGATGACGAGGGTCTCGGTCGCTCCCGCGGCGGGCTCACCGCGAAGGTCCACCTGGTTGGGGAAGGCGGCCTGCGGCCCTTGGCTCTGTTGATCACTCCCGGGCAGTGGGGTGATGCGCCCCAGATGATTCCGGTCCTGGACAGCGTCCGCGTCCCCCGCCCAGGCGGCGGGCACCCCCGCACCCGCCCGGACCACCTCAGCGGTGACCGCGCCTACAGCTCACGGCGTAACCGCCGCTACCTGCGCCGCCGACAGATCAAGCACACCATCCCCGAGCCGAGGAATCAGCAGGCCAACCGCCGGCGCCAAGGCAGTGCGGGCGGTCGACCCACCGGCTTCGATCGTGAGCGATACGCCCGCAGGAACGAAGTGGAGCGGCTGATCGGGAAGCTGAAGATCAATCGGGCGGTTGCCATGAGGTTCGACAAGCGGGCCTACATCTTCCACGGCACCGTGACCATTGCCGCCATTCGCCTGTGGCTTCGTGCATGA
- a CDS encoding DUF6192 family protein, producing MTSPVTDYRPAEWNKLVHRGQRLVSSEGAQQWSLGDIGLEMVPLPPKGKRVPAKAYKLLAAYAEEVGLERERFEEYRLVAGAWPKKQRAKNVCWSVHDILARRPERFDLIKNPPVYRRTGERRWTCDGALRVLGRKTHMPETIEERVRQVEDLLSDEEMAVEVVERVMVRRPKVVEQVAEKPHVREAFNRAQTTRIREAREETRRRPEVQKLNEQQEVLTVLGLCSSFASGIGRTLPGLHLADLSDDAKDSIREGLARVTAAVEWTEHVLQTGRTDMDKALERLIAGEF from the coding sequence ATGACCAGCCCCGTCACCGACTACCGCCCGGCCGAGTGGAACAAGCTAGTCCACCGGGGACAGCGGCTCGTCTCCTCTGAGGGCGCGCAACAGTGGTCTCTGGGAGATATCGGCCTGGAGATGGTCCCCCTGCCGCCTAAAGGGAAGCGCGTGCCGGCGAAGGCGTACAAGCTCCTGGCCGCTTACGCCGAGGAAGTGGGACTCGAACGAGAGCGATTCGAGGAGTATCGCCTCGTAGCCGGAGCGTGGCCGAAGAAGCAGCGTGCCAAGAACGTCTGCTGGAGCGTCCATGACATCCTGGCGCGCCGACCCGAACGGTTCGACCTGATCAAGAACCCGCCGGTCTACCGCCGCACAGGGGAACGTCGCTGGACCTGCGACGGCGCCCTCCGGGTGCTCGGCCGGAAGACGCACATGCCCGAGACCATAGAAGAGCGGGTGCGTCAGGTCGAGGATCTGCTCAGCGACGAAGAGATGGCAGTGGAAGTCGTCGAGCGCGTCATGGTGCGCCGTCCGAAGGTAGTGGAACAGGTCGCCGAGAAGCCCCACGTCCGCGAGGCCTTCAACCGCGCGCAAACGACCAGGATCCGCGAGGCCCGGGAAGAGACGCGGAGGCGTCCAGAGGTCCAGAAGCTGAACGAGCAGCAAGAGGTGCTGACCGTACTCGGCCTGTGCTCCTCGTTCGCCAGCGGCATAGGCAGGACACTGCCGGGCCTCCACCTCGCCGACCTGTCGGACGACGCCAAAGACTCCATCCGGGAGGGCCTCGCCCGGGTTACCGCCGCCGTCGAGTGGACGGAGCACGTCCTGCAGACCGGACGTACCGACATGGATAAGGCGCTGGAACGCCTGATCGCGGGAGAGTTCTGA
- a CDS encoding DUF5655 domain-containing protein, with amino-acid sequence MTDLKLFRLDANGQDVELRGSTVALEVELQRRIEAGMESMLGIRFLASEYPTGPWHRGRIDTLGLDENNTPVVIEYKKGSDSGVLSQAVSYLSWLDSAHHEFEALIKERLGTEVAESIDWRNPRMVCIAASFSHHDRVAVQRLRERMDLVRYRVFDGGLLSLLLIESAPGSPSPASARRQRREREIAAGAGGGDGKPSVQATPGAAPACLQDLYAELDEALTVWGEVEVAPLLHYVAYRRMVNLASVVFRPKHEVILVYLRVDPDTVELEEGFSRDMRGIGHLGTGDLEVRIASAADLEKAGPLIRRAFEAA; translated from the coding sequence GTGACCGACCTGAAGCTGTTTCGGCTGGATGCCAATGGCCAGGACGTCGAGCTGCGGGGTTCGACGGTGGCTCTGGAGGTCGAGCTTCAACGTCGAATCGAGGCGGGGATGGAGTCGATGCTCGGCATCCGCTTCCTGGCATCCGAGTACCCGACGGGGCCGTGGCACCGGGGCCGGATCGACACGCTCGGGCTCGACGAGAACAACACACCGGTCGTGATCGAATACAAGAAAGGCTCCGACAGCGGGGTCTTGTCGCAGGCCGTCTCTTACCTGTCGTGGCTGGACTCGGCACATCACGAGTTCGAGGCACTGATCAAGGAGAGGCTGGGCACCGAGGTCGCCGAGTCGATCGACTGGCGGAACCCGCGGATGGTCTGTATTGCGGCCAGTTTCTCTCACCACGACCGGGTCGCGGTGCAGCGGCTGCGCGAGCGGATGGACCTGGTGCGCTACCGCGTCTTCGATGGCGGGCTGCTGAGCCTGCTGCTGATCGAGTCCGCACCTGGTTCTCCGAGTCCGGCTTCGGCTCGGCGGCAGCGTCGGGAGCGGGAGATCGCGGCCGGTGCCGGCGGCGGGGACGGGAAGCCGTCGGTCCAGGCGACCCCGGGCGCGGCTCCAGCTTGCCTGCAGGACTTGTACGCCGAGTTGGACGAGGCCCTCACCGTGTGGGGCGAGGTCGAGGTGGCTCCGCTGCTGCACTACGTCGCGTACCGGCGGATGGTGAACCTCGCCTCGGTGGTCTTCCGCCCGAAGCACGAGGTGATCCTGGTCTACCTCAGAGTCGATCCGGACACGGTCGAGCTGGAGGAGGGCTTCTCCCGCGACATGCGTGGCATCGGTCACCTCGGGACGGGGGACCTGGAGGTGCGGATAGCCTCGGCTGCCGACTTGGAGAAGGCGGGACCGCTGATTCGGAGGGCGTTCGAGGCGGCCTGA
- a CDS encoding DNA-methyltransferase gives MSYTLHRGDALTVLKNLPDESVNAVITDPPYNSGGRTSSDRTARTARAKYVTSGSAHDLQNFPGENRDQRSYRSWLTALLTEAYRASTEHSVAMVFSDWRQEPTTSDALQMAGWTWSGTIPWIKPASRPRKGGFKQSAEFIIWGVKGSLDKDRDLYLPGHFIASQPRKDRVHITQKPVEIMQQLVRICPEGGTVLDPFAGSGSTGVAALREGRQFVGAELSSHYADVAERRLRAELTQDDFALAGPEA, from the coding sequence ATGAGCTACACCCTGCACCGAGGCGACGCCCTCACCGTGCTGAAGAACCTCCCGGACGAGAGCGTCAACGCCGTCATCACCGATCCCCCGTACAACTCCGGCGGACGCACCAGCTCGGACCGCACCGCTCGCACCGCCCGCGCCAAGTACGTCACCAGCGGATCCGCGCACGACCTGCAGAACTTCCCCGGAGAGAACCGCGACCAGCGCTCGTACCGGAGTTGGCTGACGGCCCTGCTCACCGAGGCGTACCGGGCCTCGACCGAGCACTCCGTCGCCATGGTCTTCTCCGACTGGCGCCAAGAGCCGACCACCAGCGACGCCCTGCAGATGGCAGGGTGGACCTGGAGTGGCACGATCCCCTGGATCAAGCCCGCCAGCCGACCCCGCAAGGGCGGATTCAAGCAGTCGGCCGAGTTCATCATCTGGGGCGTCAAGGGCAGCCTCGACAAGGACCGGGACCTCTACCTGCCCGGCCACTTCATCGCCTCCCAGCCCCGCAAGGACCGCGTCCACATCACCCAGAAGCCGGTCGAGATCATGCAGCAACTCGTGCGGATCTGCCCTGAAGGCGGCACCGTGCTCGACCCCTTCGCCGGCAGCGGCTCCACGGGCGTCGCCGCTCTGCGCGAGGGCCGGCAATTCGTGGGAGCCGAGCTGTCCTCGCACTACGCCGACGTCGCCGAGCGAAGGCTCCGAGCGGAGTTGACCCAGGACGACTTCGCCCTGGCAGGACCGGAGGCGTGA
- a CDS encoding C40 family peptidase, with amino-acid sequence MKKTTGGIVGLFACGPLLLAVPILAIGAGSASASCSTGGTQAVDTSAVAAQVKAILGGGGKGTVSVPGLDDPAEQVSNAKTIQATGVAMKIPARGQIVALATALQESGLRNLTYGDRDSLGLFQQRPSQGWGTANEVLDPVHASTKFYEALGKVSGWQSLSVTQAAQAVQGSGFPEAYAKWEPLATALQKAIEPLLSKAGGASPSPSPSGSGSTGSPPPSTAGGCTSGGDGTNFGTIPPGAVPAGYKIPADASPKVQTAIRWALGQLDTPYQWGGSCTGSHGSDPMGRCDCSSLMQQSYKAAGVTLTRTTYTQVKEGKPVSVDALQPGDLVFTEGTAEVPEHVGMFIGQGLIVNAPHTGDVVRIATLASWKSRILAARRVV; translated from the coding sequence ATGAAGAAGACCACCGGAGGCATCGTCGGCCTCTTCGCCTGCGGTCCGCTGCTGCTGGCCGTTCCGATCCTCGCCATCGGGGCCGGGAGTGCTTCGGCCTCCTGCTCGACCGGCGGTACACAGGCTGTGGATACCTCAGCCGTTGCCGCTCAGGTGAAGGCGATCCTGGGTGGCGGCGGCAAGGGGACGGTCTCCGTGCCGGGTCTGGACGACCCGGCCGAGCAGGTGTCCAACGCCAAGACCATCCAGGCCACCGGTGTCGCGATGAAGATCCCCGCCCGGGGGCAGATCGTGGCCCTGGCGACCGCCCTGCAGGAGAGCGGCCTGCGCAACCTCACCTACGGCGACCGTGACTCGCTGGGTTTGTTCCAGCAGCGTCCGTCGCAGGGATGGGGCACCGCGAACGAGGTTCTCGACCCGGTGCACGCCTCGACGAAGTTCTACGAGGCGCTGGGGAAGGTCTCGGGCTGGCAGTCCTTGTCCGTGACCCAGGCCGCCCAGGCGGTGCAGGGCTCTGGTTTCCCCGAGGCTTACGCGAAGTGGGAGCCCTTGGCCACCGCCTTGCAGAAGGCGATCGAGCCGTTGCTGTCGAAGGCCGGCGGCGCGTCGCCGAGCCCTTCGCCATCCGGCTCGGGCAGCACGGGCAGCCCTCCGCCGAGTACCGCGGGTGGCTGTACGAGCGGCGGGGACGGAACCAACTTCGGAACCATCCCGCCCGGCGCGGTGCCGGCCGGATACAAGATCCCGGCAGACGCTTCGCCGAAGGTCCAGACGGCGATCCGCTGGGCGCTCGGCCAGCTCGACACCCCGTATCAGTGGGGCGGGAGTTGCACCGGCTCCCACGGGTCCGACCCCATGGGCCGCTGCGACTGCTCCTCATTGATGCAGCAGTCGTACAAGGCCGCCGGGGTCACCCTCACGCGGACGACGTACACACAGGTCAAGGAGGGCAAGCCGGTATCGGTCGACGCTCTCCAGCCGGGTGACCTCGTCTTCACCGAGGGGACGGCCGAAGTCCCTGAGCACGTTGGCATGTTCATCGGCCAGGGGCTGATCGTCAACGCCCCGCACACCGGCGACGTGGTTCGCATCGCGACCCTCGCGTCCTGGAAATCGCGGATTCTCGCGGCCCGCCGAGTCGTCTGA
- a CDS encoding DUF6112 family protein, which yields MYLADKVVQLAYDPGIKPNEGGLPGLAVLKHVMGSVNLFGIIAVVGALAVSAGVWAWGHHSGGHQAEANGKKGVLVSAGAALLLGAANGVVAFFSTLGTQVH from the coding sequence ATGTATCTCGCCGACAAGGTCGTCCAGCTCGCCTACGACCCCGGGATCAAGCCGAACGAGGGCGGCCTGCCCGGCCTCGCGGTCCTCAAGCACGTGATGGGCTCCGTCAACCTCTTCGGGATCATCGCCGTGGTCGGCGCGCTCGCCGTCAGCGCGGGCGTGTGGGCATGGGGCCACCACTCCGGCGGTCACCAGGCCGAGGCCAACGGCAAGAAGGGCGTGCTGGTCAGCGCTGGCGCTGCCCTCCTGCTGGGTGCCGCGAACGGTGTGGTCGCGTTCTTCAGCACGCTGGGGACGCAGGTCCACTGA